A genomic region of Zea mays cultivar B73 chromosome 6, Zm-B73-REFERENCE-NAM-5.0, whole genome shotgun sequence contains the following coding sequences:
- the LOC103629467 gene encoding Alpha-1,3-arabinosyltransferase XAT3 yields the protein MKSNRNLSRAEGKRLGNVALIAFMLGSLLLLSLARAKFSPIGKTGDTIKAEEQQAMAKASGEMATAHDAAAEEEEEETRSKPTDSDISGAAIAVGDDHAERARRPVCYESSRRSDTCEAAGDVRVVGRAQTVLVGALDREWKVKPYCRKHDAFALSHVKEWTLRPLVGGSDGDEAPRCTVNSSATAFVLSTGGFTGNLFHDYTDVLIPAFITARRYGGDVQLLVSSHKPWWAAKYMPVLQQLSRHELVDADADGEVRCYPRVVVGPTFHRELGVGAETKAPGGEEEGVSMPEFRAMLRRALGLERAAAAPSGDRWDVRRRPRLLIISRRQSRRLLNERAMADMATSLGFDVRVGDPEASTDVARFARLVNSADVMVGVHGDGLTNMVFLPAGAVLVQVVPYGGLEWLARGMFRDPAAGMQVHYLEYVVRAGETTLSEEYGEDDPVIRDPAAVHRKGWDALKAVYLDKQDVRPHLGRLRNTLLQALKLLPHGRQSTD from the exons ATGAAGTCCAACCGGAACCTGTCGAGGGCGGAGGGGAAGAGGCTGGGGAATGTGGCACTCATAGCCTTCATGCTCGGATCCCTCCTGCTGCTCTCCCTCGCCAGGGCCAAGTTCTCCCCGATCG GTAAAACAGGGGACACCATCAAGGCAGAGGAGCAGCAGGCAATGGCGAAGGCGAGCGGCGAGATGGCCACCGCCCATGACGCTGCAGCTG aggaggaggaagaggagactCGGTCCAAGCCGACCGACTCCGATATTTCAGGCGCAGCCATTGCGGTAGGCGACGACCACGCCGAGAGGGCGCGCAGGCCGGTGTGCTACGAGTCGAGCCGGCGGTCGGACACCTGCGAGGCGGCCGGCGACGTGCGCGTGGTGGGGCGCGCGCAGACGGTGCTCGTGGGCGCGCTGGACCGGGAGTGGAAGGTGAAGCCCTACTGCCGGAAGCACGACGCGTTCGCGCTGTCCCACGTCAAGGAGTGGACGCTCCGTCCGCTTGTCGGCGGCAGCGACGGTGACGAGGCGCCGCGGTGCACGGTGAACAGCTCGGCCACGGCGTTCGTGCTGTCCACGGGGGGGTTCACGGGGAACCTGTTCCACGACTACACGGACGTGCTGATCCCAGCGTTCATCACGGCGCGGCGGTACGGCGGCGACGTGCAGCTGCTGGTGAGCAGCCACAAGCCGTGGTGGGCCGCCAAGTACATGCCGGTACTGCAGCAGTTGAGCCGGCACGAGCTGGTGGACGCGGACGCCGACGGCGAGGTCCGGTGCTACCCGCGCGTGGTGGTGGGGCCGACGTTCCACCGGGAGCTGGGCGTGGGCGCGGAGACGAAGGCGCCCGGTGGCGAGGAGGAGGGGGTGTCGATGCCGGAGTTCCGCGCGATGCTGCGGCGCGCGCTGGGGCtggagcgcgcggcggcggcgccgagcGGGGACCGGTGGGACGTCCGGCGGCGGCCGCGGCTGCTGATCATCTCGCGGCGGCAGTCGCGGCGGCTGCTGAACGAGCGCGCCATGGCGGACATGGCGACGAGCCTGGGGTTCGACGTGCGCGTGGGCGACCCGGAGGCGAGCACGGACGTGGCGCGGTTCGCGCGGCTGGTGAACTCGGCGGACGTGATGGTGGGCGTGCACGGCGACGGGCTCACCAACATGGTGTTCCTCCCCGCGGGGGCCGTGCTGGTGCAGGTGGTGCCGTACGGCGGGCTGGAGTGGCTGGCGCGCGGCATGTTCCGGGACCCCGCGGCCGGGATGCAGGTGCACTACCTCGAGTACGTGGTGCGGGCGGGCGAGACGACGCTGAGCGAGGAGTACGGCGAGGACGACCCGGTCATCAGGGACCCCGCCGCCGTCCACAGGAAAGGGTGGGACGCGCTCAAGGCCGTGTACCTGGACAAGCAGGACGTCCGGCCGCACCTGGGCAGGCTCAGGAACACCTTGCTCCAGGCGCTCAAGCTGCTGCCCCATGGACGGCAGAGCACCGACtga